The Fulvivirga ligni genome window below encodes:
- a CDS encoding DinB family protein: MAKPKLEIVPEFYQGYIAGIEDEKLIPALINHGNITMDLLKSIPEASGSYRYDEGKWSIKQMLVHIIDSERIFAYRALAFARNDKTSLPGFEQNDYVDASFADDRKLYQILEEFGNVRASTIDLFSSFNEEVLLREGTCNGYAMSVNTLGYLIIGHEAHHRRILKERYFSA, from the coding sequence ATGGCAAAACCAAAACTGGAAATCGTACCTGAATTTTATCAGGGCTACATAGCTGGAATAGAAGACGAAAAACTAATCCCGGCTTTAATCAATCACGGCAACATTACGATGGATTTACTAAAATCCATTCCTGAAGCTTCTGGATCCTACAGATATGATGAAGGAAAATGGAGTATTAAGCAAATGCTGGTGCATATCATAGATTCAGAAAGGATCTTTGCTTATCGAGCTCTGGCATTCGCTAGAAACGACAAGACATCTCTACCTGGTTTTGAGCAAAATGACTATGTAGACGCTTCATTTGCAGATGATAGAAAGCTTTATCAGATTTTAGAAGAGTTTGGCAATGTAAGGGCTTCTACCATTGATTTGTTCTCTAGCTTTAATGAAGAGGTGCTGCTGAGAGAGGGTACTTGTAATGGTTATGCCATGTCAGTGAATACTTTAGGTTATCTGATTATAGGCCATGAGGCTCATCACCGTAGAATATTAAAAGAACGATATTTTTCGGCCTAG
- a CDS encoding thioredoxin family protein yields the protein MIKSKLFALLCLLAFFAGKPITDGGYSVGDTVKDFKLKNVSGDMVSLADYKDDKGIILIFDCNTCPVSKAYNSRIKELHGMYAEKGFPVLAINSNDPGRQPGDSFDEMVKYAKKHDYKHAYVQDLNQDVAKAFGATNTPHVFLLKNTGADFKVAYIGAIDNNSRDADAADKKYVEDAIDALLGGKDPETSKTKAIGCSIKWKEA from the coding sequence ATGATCAAGTCTAAACTTTTTGCATTGCTGTGTCTGCTCGCATTCTTTGCAGGCAAGCCAATAACAGATGGCGGTTATTCAGTAGGAGATACCGTTAAGGATTTTAAACTAAAAAATGTAAGCGGAGATATGGTTTCTCTGGCTGATTATAAAGATGACAAAGGTATTATTTTGATTTTTGACTGTAATACCTGCCCAGTGTCTAAAGCTTATAATTCCAGAATTAAGGAATTACATGGCATGTATGCAGAAAAGGGCTTTCCAGTATTGGCCATTAACAGTAATGACCCAGGCCGCCAGCCAGGAGATAGCTTTGATGAAATGGTGAAATATGCTAAAAAACATGACTACAAGCATGCTTATGTTCAGGATCTAAATCAGGATGTAGCTAAAGCTTTTGGAGCTACTAATACTCCACATGTTTTTTTACTGAAAAATACTGGCGCTGATTTTAAAGTAGCTTATATTGGTGCTATTGATAACAACTCAAGAGATGCCGATGCTGCTGACAAAAAGTATGTGGAGGACGCCATTGATGCACTTTTGGGAGGAAAAGATCCTGAAACATCAAAAACAAAAGCAATAGGCTGCTCTATTAAATGGAAAGAAGCTTAA
- a CDS encoding TlpA family protein disulfide reductase encodes MKNLSLILLFTLSFAAVAKAQEVPVVKYDKLEALIKESGEKVKVINFWATWCGPCVKELPLFQTLSSQGNVDVHLVSLDYADAIDKVNKFVDRKGYGEMDIMLLDEIDYNSWIDRVDKSWSGAIPATLIINPETGKRVFVEGELKKEQLEKHIKELSN; translated from the coding sequence ATGAAAAATCTGTCGTTAATTCTTCTATTTACTTTGAGTTTCGCTGCTGTAGCAAAAGCACAAGAGGTGCCAGTGGTGAAATATGACAAGCTGGAAGCACTGATAAAAGAATCAGGTGAAAAAGTAAAGGTGATTAATTTCTGGGCTACCTGGTGTGGGCCGTGTGTGAAAGAATTGCCTTTGTTCCAAACGCTGTCATCACAAGGAAATGTAGATGTTCATTTAGTAAGTCTTGATTACGCTGATGCCATTGATAAGGTAAACAAATTTGTGGATCGAAAGGGCTATGGGGAAATGGACATTATGCTTTTAGACGAGATAGATTATAATTCATGGATTGATAGAGTTGATAAAAGTTGGTCAGGGGCAATACCGGCCACTTTAATTATAAATCCGGAAACGGGAAAAAGAGTGTTTGTAGAAGGCGAGCTTAAAAAGGAACAATTAGAAAAGCACATTAAAGAATTGTCGAACTAA
- a CDS encoding chloride channel protein has product MKHESPLVKFLVWRIKHISNKNFVLILSGVIGLISGIAAVSLKETVHFIQHQLTGHFNKQDENYYYIGFPLIGLLLTVALTNYFIKEKMGHGITQILYDISKNSALIKRTKMFSRMITSAITVGFGGSVGLEAPIVVTGSAIGSNVGRFMHMNAKKRSLLIGCGAAGAVSAIFNSPVAGVIFSMEVILADVTIAMFIPLLIASVSGTLVSITLLGDDVLFSFKLVDSFKASDTPYYILLGVISGLVSVYFTRVTYKVEALIKRVKNYFGRALVGGVLLGVIIFLFPPIYGEGYNTIKLLLAGKELEILDTSLFFSEIDNVIAIFLFILGVILIKPVASALTIGSGGSGGIFAPSLFLGGVTGYLFAAMLNVITWGNTSTSNFTLVGMCGVMSGVLHAPLTAIFLIAEITSGYELFVPLMLVSAISFSTSSFFEKHSLYTKHLIESGDLIQYDKDKQVLSLIDLTKIIEKDLLKIDPHATLGELVNLVRISKRNIFPVVNEKQELLGVVTLDDIRNIMFDQDKQKSTIVKTYMHSPPAYISSHENMQSVMRKFELSGAWNLPVIDNGKYVGFLSKSRIFNTYRKKLIRHNQE; this is encoded by the coding sequence GTGAAACACGAAAGCCCGTTAGTTAAATTTTTAGTCTGGCGAATAAAACATATAAGCAATAAAAATTTTGTTCTAATCTTATCGGGAGTTATTGGGCTTATTTCTGGTATTGCTGCCGTTTCGCTAAAAGAGACTGTTCACTTCATTCAACACCAATTAACGGGGCATTTCAACAAGCAAGATGAAAACTATTATTATATAGGCTTCCCTCTTATTGGTCTCTTACTCACCGTTGCTCTTACTAATTACTTTATCAAGGAGAAAATGGGTCATGGTATTACCCAAATTCTTTATGACATTTCTAAAAACTCCGCCCTGATTAAGAGAACAAAGATGTTTTCCAGGATGATTACCAGTGCTATCACTGTTGGTTTTGGTGGTTCAGTAGGTTTGGAGGCTCCTATAGTAGTTACGGGTTCGGCCATAGGTTCCAATGTAGGCCGCTTCATGCACATGAATGCCAAAAAGCGGAGTTTGCTTATAGGCTGTGGTGCAGCCGGAGCTGTATCTGCGATATTTAACTCCCCAGTAGCGGGAGTAATATTCAGCATGGAAGTAATTCTGGCAGATGTTACCATTGCTATGTTTATTCCGCTGCTCATAGCCTCTGTGTCAGGAACATTGGTTTCCATTACATTATTAGGTGATGATGTGCTATTCTCATTCAAGCTGGTGGATAGCTTTAAGGCGTCAGACACGCCATATTATATTTTGTTGGGGGTAATCAGCGGCTTGGTCTCTGTATATTTTACCAGAGTAACCTATAAAGTAGAGGCGCTTATAAAAAGAGTGAAAAACTATTTTGGTAGGGCACTGGTAGGTGGGGTGTTATTAGGAGTAATCATATTTCTATTTCCTCCAATATATGGTGAAGGTTATAACACCATTAAACTTTTATTGGCCGGTAAAGAGCTGGAAATTTTAGATACCAGTTTATTCTTTTCAGAGATAGATAACGTAATCGCCATTTTCTTATTTATTCTCGGAGTTATTCTAATTAAGCCCGTAGCATCAGCGCTCACCATCGGTTCCGGTGGTAGTGGTGGTATATTTGCTCCTTCACTATTTCTGGGTGGTGTAACAGGTTATTTGTTTGCTGCCATGCTTAACGTGATTACCTGGGGAAATACAAGTACCAGTAATTTTACCTTAGTAGGCATGTGTGGCGTGATGAGTGGGGTACTTCATGCGCCACTAACAGCTATATTCTTAATAGCAGAAATAACCAGTGGCTACGAGCTGTTCGTTCCGCTGATGCTGGTGTCTGCCATCTCCTTTAGTACAAGTTCATTCTTTGAAAAACATTCGCTTTACACCAAGCACCTGATCGAAAGTGGAGATCTCATTCAGTATGATAAAGATAAGCAGGTACTATCGCTTATAGATCTGACTAAGATCATAGAGAAAGACCTTCTGAAGATTGATCCTCACGCCACCTTGGGTGAGTTGGTAAACCTCGTTCGCATATCCAAAAGAAACATATTTCCAGTGGTCAATGAAAAGCAAGAACTGCTGGGCGTAGTAACACTAGATGATATAAGAAATATCATGTTTGATCAGGATAAGCAGAAGTCCACCATAGTTAAAACCTACATGCATAGCCCACCGGCATACATTAGCTCTCATGAAAATATGCAATCAGTAATGCGCAAGTTTGAGCTATCTGGGGCCTGGAACCTTCCCGTGATTGATAATGGTAAGTACGTAGGCTTTTTGTCTAAGTCCAGAATCTTCAATACCTACCGAAAGAAGCTAATTAGGCATAATCAGGAGTAA
- a CDS encoding VOC family protein — MKEFLQIKESCLYIRDLEKAKSFYHDKLGLEIIMYEEGKHIFFRAGTSVLLCFNPKDSKFKKSPPPHYAEGNQHFAFEVDTQDYENVKRQIANLGIEITDMMVWKSGQESFYFNDPENNVLEVVPVGVWD, encoded by the coding sequence ATGAAAGAATTCTTGCAAATAAAAGAGAGCTGCCTGTATATCAGAGATCTGGAGAAAGCTAAAAGCTTTTATCATGATAAATTAGGCTTAGAAATTATCATGTATGAAGAGGGTAAGCATATCTTTTTCAGGGCTGGTACCTCCGTATTATTATGCTTCAATCCAAAGGATAGTAAGTTTAAGAAATCACCTCCACCACACTATGCCGAGGGAAATCAACACTTTGCTTTTGAAGTAGACACCCAAGATTACGAGAATGTTAAGCGCCAGATCGCCAATTTAGGTATTGAGATTACTGATATGATGGTATGGAAAAGTGGTCAGGAATCATTTTATTTTAATGATCCCGAAAATAATGTATTAGAGGTAGTGCCAGTTGGCGTTTGGGATTAA